The Brassica napus cultivar Da-Ae unplaced genomic scaffold, Da-Ae ScsIHWf_2293;HRSCAF=2955, whole genome shotgun sequence genome has a segment encoding these proteins:
- the LOC125600544 gene encoding U-box domain-containing protein 27-like: MKSIRRDSDSSLIKATLFCLIAISSPRRVKLNLIREKLIKGLTKLLTDPTTASVSMTEKSLKLLEGLASTKEGRSEICGGDGECLKTVVKKLMKVSTAATEHAVTVLWSVSYLSRIQRASVSVTEKSLKLLKSLASTKEGRSEICGGDGECLKTVVKKLMKVSTAP, encoded by the coding sequence ATGAAATCAATTAGAAGAGACTCCGATTCGAGCTTAATCAAAGCGACGCTATTCTGCTTGATCGCAATCAGCTCACCGAGGCGCGTGAAACTCAATCTAATCCGAGAGAAGCTCATCAAGGGTCTTACGAAGCTGTTAACGGATCCAACGACGGCGAGCGTTTCGATGACGGAGAAATCTTTGAAGCTTCTCGAGGGTTTAGCATCCACAAAGGAAGGCAGATCGGAAATCTGCGGAGGAGACGGCGAGTGTTTGAAGACGGTGGTTAAGAAGCTGATGAAAGTATCGACGGCGGCGACGGAGCACGCCGTGACGGTGCTTTGGAGCGTCTCTTATCTTTCACGGATCCAACGAGCGAGTGTTTCGGTGACGGAGAAATCTTTGAAGCTTCTCAAGAGTTTAGCATCCACAAAGGAAGGCAGATCGGAAATCTGCGGAGGAGACGGCGAGTGTTTGAAGACGGTGGTTAAGAAGCTGATGAAAGTATCGACAGCGCCGTGA